From the genome of Variovorax sp. RA8, one region includes:
- a CDS encoding 4-hydroxythreonine-4-phosphate dehydrogenase PdxA, whose amino-acid sequence MTNTPSLPVVALTLGDPAGIGAELIAKLLAKPEAAALANIVLIGDRWLWDEGQRIAGTSVATDEVNSLAEVRGRASAARPAFFAVHSVDPALVQRGQAAAPGGRSVLEVLDRCMDATLAGEVDAICFAPLNKHAMKIGGLRHEDELHHFAEHLGVTGYFCEFNTLGELWTSRISSHVPLKDVAGYLSVERIEQAAELIYRSLLANGVAQPRIAVAAFNPHGGDGGLCGREEIDIIVPAVRRLQARDWPTESPFHGPFPADTIFLKAQAGDYQAVVTMYHDQGQIAIKLMGFSRGVTVQGGLPIPITTPAHGTAYDIVGLGKANVEATWQAFRIASRMGAAHRRATHVSA is encoded by the coding sequence ATGACGAACACACCCTCCCTTCCCGTCGTCGCGCTCACCCTCGGCGACCCCGCGGGCATCGGCGCCGAACTGATCGCCAAGCTGTTGGCCAAACCGGAGGCCGCCGCGCTCGCCAATATCGTGCTGATCGGCGACCGCTGGCTGTGGGACGAAGGCCAACGCATCGCCGGCACCTCCGTCGCCACCGACGAGGTGAACTCGTTGGCTGAAGTGCGCGGCCGCGCCAGCGCGGCGCGCCCTGCCTTCTTCGCCGTGCACAGCGTCGACCCGGCGCTTGTGCAACGCGGGCAGGCGGCGGCGCCTGGCGGTCGCTCGGTGCTCGAAGTGCTCGACCGGTGCATGGACGCGACGCTTGCCGGCGAGGTCGACGCGATCTGCTTCGCGCCGCTCAACAAGCACGCCATGAAAATCGGCGGCCTGCGGCACGAGGACGAGCTGCACCATTTCGCGGAGCACCTGGGCGTGACCGGCTACTTCTGCGAGTTCAACACCCTCGGCGAGCTCTGGACCTCGCGCATCTCCTCGCACGTGCCTCTGAAGGACGTGGCCGGCTATCTGAGCGTGGAGCGTATCGAGCAGGCAGCCGAGCTGATCTACCGCTCGCTCCTGGCCAATGGCGTGGCGCAACCCAGGATTGCAGTTGCGGCCTTCAATCCGCACGGCGGCGATGGAGGCCTTTGCGGACGCGAGGAGATCGACATCATCGTCCCGGCCGTGCGGCGCCTGCAGGCGCGCGACTGGCCGACCGAGTCGCCCTTCCATGGCCCCTTCCCGGCCGACACCATCTTCCTGAAGGCGCAAGCCGGCGACTACCAGGCCGTCGTGACCATGTACCACGACCAGGGCCAGATCGCGATCAAGCTGATGGGCTTCAGCCGCGGCGTCACGGTGCAGGGCGGGCTGCCGATCCCGATCACCACGCCCGCGCACGGGACCGCCTACGACATCGTGGGCCTGGGCAAAGCCAACGTCGAAGCCACCTGGCAGGCCTTCCGCATCGCGAGCCGCATGGGCGCTGCGCACCGCCGCGCAACCCACGTATCCGCTTGA
- a CDS encoding Bug family tripartite tricarboxylate transporter substrate binding protein, whose product MKKLFAATAAGLLALAATAVQAQDWPTRPIRIMVGSAPGGGTDAMARAVADRLGPLLKQPVVVENRPGVSNTLAADVTAKSTDSHTMVMGVVTAHAIAPHLLKLNYDNNRDLVPVAFVGAVPNVLVIGNSVPADSVQALVKLAKQDPGKLNYATSGSGSTQHIAAEMFKDATGVDIAHVPYKGSGPALVDLIGGQVQLSFDTLPSVIGQIKNGKVRALAVTTAKRNAQLPNVPTLSEAGVPHVEMSAWYGIYMPAGAPKAVQDKVHDAVNQVLAMPETQTRLQAIGAEIAPMTQAQFAQFHAAEYKRFGELIKKNRIRLD is encoded by the coding sequence ATGAAGAAGCTCTTTGCGGCCACGGCCGCAGGGTTGCTGGCGCTCGCCGCGACCGCCGTGCAGGCCCAGGATTGGCCCACCCGCCCGATCAGGATCATGGTCGGCTCTGCGCCCGGCGGCGGCACCGACGCGATGGCCCGAGCGGTGGCCGACCGGCTCGGCCCCTTGCTCAAGCAGCCGGTGGTGGTCGAGAACCGGCCCGGCGTTTCCAACACCCTTGCCGCCGATGTCACGGCCAAGTCGACCGACAGCCACACCATGGTGATGGGCGTCGTTACTGCGCACGCGATCGCGCCGCACCTGCTCAAGCTCAACTACGACAACAACCGGGACCTGGTGCCGGTGGCCTTTGTGGGGGCGGTGCCGAACGTGCTGGTGATCGGCAACAGCGTGCCCGCTGATTCGGTGCAGGCGCTGGTCAAGCTGGCCAAGCAGGACCCGGGCAAGCTCAACTACGCCACCAGCGGCTCGGGGAGCACGCAGCACATTGCGGCCGAGATGTTCAAGGACGCGACGGGCGTCGACATCGCGCACGTGCCCTACAAGGGCAGCGGCCCGGCGCTGGTCGACCTGATCGGCGGGCAGGTCCAATTGAGCTTCGACACGCTGCCCTCGGTGATCGGCCAGATCAAGAACGGCAAGGTTCGCGCACTCGCGGTGACCACCGCCAAGCGCAATGCGCAGCTGCCCAACGTGCCGACCCTCTCCGAAGCGGGCGTGCCGCACGTCGAGATGAGCGCCTGGTACGGCATCTACATGCCGGCCGGCGCGCCCAAGGCAGTGCAAGACAAGGTGCATGACGCGGTCAACCAGGTGCTTGCGATGCCGGAGACCCAGACCCGCCTCCAGGCCATCGGCGCCGAGATTGCGCCCATGACGCAGGCGCAATTCGCGCAGTTCCACGCCGCCGAATACAAGCGCTTCGGCGAGCTCATCAAGAAGAACCGCATCCGCCTGGATTGA
- a CDS encoding LysR family transcriptional regulator, with translation MGSIDRQDSTPRLLNRVRMRQVALMLAVEERRTLRAAADQLGLTQPAATKMLHELESALGQAMFERAGRGLRLNAAGERVMGYFRGIRGSMEALNRELHELQLGSVGKFSLGSIMAASPGRLTDALTELKAAHPLLAVEIAVDTSDKLLAQLHEGVLELVVGRPVGPEAAACTFRAIADESLAVVVGNEHPLAGQSRVAFADLLKYTWVLQPAHSPMRDVIEREFQAHHAVMPRGLVETGSILTTINLIRKSQMVGVIPATVARRDAEHGVLSIVRYPIRHKLSTYGSIVRSDRPLSVPARQFLELLHRKR, from the coding sequence ATGGGCTCCATCGACAGGCAGGATTCGACCCCTCGGCTGCTCAACCGCGTTCGGATGAGGCAGGTGGCGCTGATGCTGGCGGTGGAGGAGCGGCGCACCCTGCGCGCCGCGGCCGATCAGCTCGGCCTCACGCAGCCGGCCGCCACCAAGATGCTGCATGAGCTCGAGAGCGCGCTGGGCCAGGCGATGTTCGAGCGGGCAGGGCGCGGACTGCGGCTCAATGCCGCAGGCGAGCGCGTGATGGGTTACTTCCGGGGTATTCGCGGCAGCATGGAGGCACTCAATCGCGAACTGCACGAGCTCCAGCTCGGCAGCGTCGGCAAGTTCTCGCTCGGCAGCATCATGGCGGCCTCACCCGGACGGCTGACCGATGCGCTCACTGAACTCAAGGCGGCCCATCCCTTGCTGGCCGTCGAGATTGCGGTGGACACCAGCGACAAGCTGCTCGCTCAATTGCACGAGGGCGTGCTCGAGTTGGTGGTGGGGCGCCCCGTCGGCCCTGAAGCGGCGGCCTGCACCTTCAGGGCCATTGCAGACGAGTCCTTGGCGGTGGTTGTCGGCAACGAGCATCCGCTGGCCGGGCAGTCACGCGTGGCCTTTGCCGATCTGCTGAAGTACACGTGGGTCCTGCAGCCGGCGCACAGCCCCATGCGCGATGTGATCGAGCGCGAGTTCCAGGCGCACCATGCGGTGATGCCACGCGGGTTGGTCGAGACCGGCTCGATACTCACGACCATCAACCTGATTCGCAAGTCGCAGATGGTGGGCGTGATTCCGGCGACGGTCGCGCGGCGCGACGCCGAGCATGGCGTACTGAGCATCGTGCGCTACCCGATCCGGCACAAGCTCTCCACTTACGGCAGCATCGTGCGCAGCGACCGGCCGCTCAGCGTTCCTGCAAGACAGTTCCTGGAGCTGTTGCACAGGAAGCGCTAA
- a CDS encoding GSU2403 family nucleotidyltransferase fold protein — protein MAGIIENSESQKRQYIDAESVFDELRRVRKDAAQTRGGMIWREISGGRYLIRTSPKGTHKSLGAESPETLQIHKNFTERKAAVTERLASIEKAADEQRRLNRALRVGRVPPVVVNVLNALDTAGLAEHFTVVGTHSLYAYESASGVRFLPAAMATRDIDLLFDTRKHLAFFSLMKEADASFVGLLKKADKTFVRLEDKKETVRNADGFEVDVIRRMAKDGDPHPLRLSDDEDDVWAAQASTGDRILGSPRFSQMVIATNGEMAVMNTMHPMDFVKIKRALGNFPTRDPLKRTKDLLQADLVEELVHSHMPQYLRAEGPIEDQDEPATKPPIG, from the coding sequence ATGGCTGGCATCATCGAGAACAGCGAAAGTCAGAAGCGGCAATACATCGACGCGGAGAGCGTCTTCGACGAGCTTCGGCGTGTGCGCAAGGACGCCGCTCAGACGCGCGGCGGAATGATCTGGCGGGAGATCTCCGGCGGGAGATATCTGATCCGGACGAGCCCAAAGGGTACCCATAAGTCGTTGGGCGCTGAGAGCCCCGAGACACTGCAGATCCACAAGAACTTCACCGAGCGTAAGGCTGCGGTCACCGAACGGCTGGCTTCGATCGAGAAGGCCGCCGATGAACAGCGCCGCTTGAACCGCGCGCTTCGCGTCGGCCGCGTACCTCCGGTCGTTGTAAACGTTCTGAACGCGCTCGATACCGCCGGACTGGCCGAGCATTTCACTGTGGTGGGCACCCATTCGCTGTACGCATACGAAAGCGCCTCTGGTGTTCGGTTCTTGCCAGCAGCGATGGCCACGCGAGACATTGATCTGCTGTTCGACACGCGCAAGCACTTGGCTTTTTTTTCGCTCATGAAGGAGGCAGACGCTTCCTTCGTGGGACTGCTCAAGAAGGCCGACAAGACGTTCGTTCGGCTCGAGGATAAAAAGGAGACGGTTCGCAACGCCGACGGCTTCGAAGTCGACGTGATCCGTCGCATGGCCAAGGACGGGGACCCTCACCCGCTGCGTCTGAGCGACGATGAAGACGATGTGTGGGCGGCCCAGGCGTCCACTGGCGACCGGATCCTAGGCTCGCCCAGATTCAGCCAGATGGTCATTGCGACCAATGGCGAGATGGCGGTCATGAACACGATGCATCCGATGGACTTCGTAAAGATCAAACGCGCGCTGGGCAACTTCCCTACGCGCGACCCTCTGAAGCGCACGAAGGACTTGCTGCAAGCAGACCTGGTCGAGGAGCTCGTTCATTCTCATATGCCGCAGTACTTGCGCGCGGAGGGACCGATCGAGGATCAAGATGAGCCGGCCACCAAGCCGCCGATTGGATGA
- a CDS encoding SOS response-associated peptidase, producing the protein MAPFIRRPPQRGSGDEAVPDFEFVEGHFGLMPGFAKDTGYGKNTYNARSETVDQLASFKHAWAQARHCIVPCEAIYEPDWRTGNAIPTRFTAANDETLGVAGLWAPWRNSQTGLWELSFTMLTINADTHPLFKEMHRPDLKRPPEQQDKRMAVILPETQYEEWLDAPVERSRAFLNQYPAERLVMTPEPPPPKVPKQKPERAKPKQPPDQPTLF; encoded by the coding sequence ATGGCGCCGTTCATCCGCCGGCCGCCCCAGCGTGGTTCCGGGGATGAGGCGGTGCCGGACTTTGAGTTCGTCGAGGGGCACTTCGGGCTCATGCCAGGCTTCGCCAAGGACACCGGCTATGGCAAGAACACGTACAACGCCCGAAGCGAGACCGTCGATCAGCTCGCCAGCTTCAAGCACGCGTGGGCTCAAGCTCGGCACTGCATCGTCCCCTGCGAGGCCATCTACGAGCCCGACTGGCGCACCGGCAACGCGATCCCGACCCGATTCACTGCGGCCAATGACGAGACGCTCGGCGTTGCCGGTCTGTGGGCACCATGGAGGAATTCGCAGACCGGCCTCTGGGAACTGAGCTTCACGATGCTCACCATCAACGCCGACACGCACCCGCTGTTCAAGGAGATGCACCGGCCGGACCTGAAGCGCCCGCCAGAACAGCAGGACAAACGTATGGCGGTGATCCTGCCCGAGACCCAGTACGAGGAGTGGCTTGACGCGCCCGTAGAGCGGTCGCGGGCTTTCCTGAACCAGTACCCCGCCGAGCGTCTGGTGATGACGCCCGAGCCGCCTCCGCCGAAGGTGCCCAAGCAGAAGCCTGAGCGCGCCAAGCCCAAGCAGCCCCCGGATCAGCCGACGCTGTTCTAG